The sequence GGCGTCATCCTTCAGGCTGACGGGAGCGACAGGAGCCTGCACCGCCATGCCGCGCGTGACGCCGGGACGCGCATTCATGCGGTCGATCCAGGCCTTCACATGCGGAAACTCGGTGGTGTCGAACTGCTGGGTTTCCCAGCCGGCCGCCCAGCCGAAAATCGCCATGTCGGCGATGGAGTAATCGCCGGCGACGAAATCGCGATCCGCGAGACGACGGTTGAGCACGCCGTACAGGCGATGCGTTTCGTCCTGATAGCGCTTGGTGGCGTAGGGAATGCGCTCCGGCGCATAGACCGAGAAATGGTTGCGCTGGCCGAGCATCGGACCAAAACCGCCCATCTGCCACATCAGCCATTCCTCGACCTCGACGCGGGCGCGCTCATCGGTCGTCGGATAGAATTTGCCGAACTTGCGGGCAAGATAGAGCAGGATCGCGCCCGACTCGAACACCGAGATCGGCTTGCCGTCCGGGCCCTCGGGATCGACAATCGCCGGCATTTTGTTGTTCGGCGAGATCGCCAGGAACTCGGGCTTGAACTGGTCGCCCTTGCCGATATTGACGTAATGCAGGCTGTACGGAACGCCGAGTTCCTCCAGCATGATCGTGATCTTCTTGCCGTTCGGGGTCGGCCAGTAGTGCAACTCGATCGGTTGGGTCTGTGTATGGGTCATACGGAACCTTTGGCTGTTGCAACGGCTGGCGCATCGACAATCGGCCAGCGATAGGTCGGTCCCCATACATGCGTCGCCACATACGGCAAGGCAAGACATGCAACGTGGATGAGCCGTCGCGGCGGCCTCCTGCCGGGTGCGCGCAGGCGAGCCTACGGCCTCGGCGCACGGCAACGCCGCGCCCGGACGTCGCCCGAACCGCCTACCAAGTCGTCTGAGTAGCGGCGCTACCCCCGGGGCTCGCGCACGTCGAGTTTCTCGACGGTGAGCGTGCCCACGGACAATCGCTCGATGCGAGCCTCGAGGATGCGAAGGCGCCCGATGGCCAGTGCGCCGACGGCGATCGCACCGACCGCCGCCGCCCCAACCGCCAATGCGCCCAGCGCCATGGCGCCGCTTGCCCGAGCACCGGTTACCTGCAAACCCCTGGTCATGGCTGTCCCTCGACAATTCGTTGATTGCAGGGACAACCATAGCGCGGAATCCGGTCCGCGGGAGCGGGCGCGGCCGGGGCTATTCCAGGCCGAGCTTCTTCTTCAGGATGTCGTTGACGACCTGCGGGTTGGCCTTGCCGCCCGAGGCCTTCATGATCTGGCCGACAAACCAGCCGGCCAGCGTCGGCTTGGCCTTGGCCTGCTCGACCTTCTCCGGGTTGGCGGCGATGATGTCGTCGACCACCTTCTCGATCGCGCCGGTGTCGGTGACCTGCTTCAGGCCGCGCGCCTCGACGAGCGCCTTCGGGTCGCCGCCCTCGTTCCAGACGATCTCGAACAGATCCTTGGCGATCTTGCCGGAGATGGTGCCATCGCCGATCAGGTCGATGATCGCGCCGAGTTGTTCGGCCGAGACCGGGCTCGATGCGATATCCTTGCCGTCCTTGTTCAACCGCGCCGCCAGTTCCTGGGTGACCCAGTTGGCGGCCGTCTTGGCGTCGCGGCCCTTGGCGACGGCTTCGAAATAGTCGGCCGTATCCCGCTCCAGCACCAGCACGCTGGCATCATAGGGCGAAAGGCCGAAGTCGCCGATGAAGCGGGCCTTCTTGGCGTCGGGAAGCTCCGGCAAGGCGGCCAGCAGCCCGTCGACCCAGGCCGGCTCCAGTTCGAGCGGCAGCAGGTCGGGGTCAGGGAAGTAGCGATAGTCATGCGCCTCTTCCTTCGAGCGCATCGACCGGGTTTCGCCCTTGTTCGCGTCGAACAGGCGGGTTTCCTGGTTGATCGTGCCGCCATCCTCGAGAATGCCGATCTGGCGGCGCGCCTCGTAGTCAACAGCCTGGCCGACGAAGCGGATCGAGTTGACGTTCTTGATCTCGCAGCGCGTCCCGAGCGCTTCGCCCGGGCGGCGGACGGAGACGTTGACGTCGGCGCGCATCGAGCCTTCGTCCATGTTGCCGTCGCAGGTGCCGAGATAGCGCACGATGGTGCGCAGCTTGGTGAGATAGGCCTTGGCCTCGTCGGCCGAACGCAGGTCCGGCTTCGACACGATCTCCATCAGCGCCACGCCCGAGCGATTCAGATCGACGAAGCTCATGGTCGGGTGCTGGTCGTGCAGCGACTTGCCGGCGTCCTGCTCCAGATGCAGGCGCTCGATGCCGACGGTCACGCTCTCGCCGCCGTCGAGATCGATCACGATCTCGCCCTCGCCGACGATCGGCTGCTTGAACTGCGAGATCTGATAGCCCTGCGGCAGGTCCGGATAGAAATAGTTCTTCCGGTCGAACACGCTGTAGTTGTTGATCTGCGCCTTGAGGCCGAGCCCGGTGCGCACGGCCTGTGCGACGCATTCCTCGTTGATCACGGGCAGCATGCCAGGCATGGCCGCGTCGACGAGGCTGACATGGGAGTTCGGCGCGCCGCCAAATTCGGTCGAAGCCCCGGAGAACAGCTTCGACTTCGACAGGACCTGGGCATGGACCTCAAGGCCGATCACGATCTCCCAGTCCCCGGTCGCGCCTTTGATCAGCTTCTTGGGATCGGGCTGGCGGACAATGGCGTTCATGCGAAAAAGCTCCGAATAGAATACTGATCATCCGGTTAGAGCCTCGCGCGCCTTCCGGCAAGGCTTGTCGGTCAAAACGGCGCGCGAGCGGCGCGCCGTCCTCCCCGCACTACTGGATGAAATCACCGCATTTGGCGGCGGGCGCGTCGCCCCAAGGCATGATCGGCACGCTGGAAATCGAATTCTTCGGGCTGCCGTCGACCAGCTTGTCGGAATAGACGAGATAGACCAGCACGTTGCGCTTCGCGTCGCAGCCGCGGGAAATCCGCATCTTCTTGAACCAGATCGAGCGGCGCTGATTGAACATCTCGCTGCCCTGGCCGATCTTGTTCTTGAACTGGATCGGACCGACCTGGCGGCAGGCGAGAGAAACGTCCGACGTCTCCTCGGCGACCCCGAACATGCCGGCCACGCCGCCGCGCTCGGCGGCCGCGAAATAGCAGGCGACCCCCTCCACCTCCGGGTCATCGATGGCATAGGTCGCGATCTTGTCGTTCGGCGTCACCCATTTGAAGGTGGTCGATTCCTTGAAGATCAGGTCGGGATCGGCCGCCAGCGCCGGTGCGGCGCAGGCCAGCAGGGTGACGGTGGTCAAGGCGGCGGTCAGGGCGGGTCCGAGGCGCATGGTGTTCTCCGAGGCAAAGCGTGCGCCCAATATAGGAAGGCGCAGCGCCACAACGAGTCCCGCCGGCAAAAGCGCCTGGATCAGTGAACCGAGATCGGCGCCACGATGGGCTCGGTGCCGCCGCGCATCAGGCCGAGTTGCTCGCGCCGCAGCCAGCGCACGATCAGGAGTGCCGAGACGACGGCTAGGCCCGTGGCCAGCCCGATCCAGATGCCGATGCCCTCCAGCCTGACCCAGAAGCCCAGGAGAACGCTGAGACTGAGGCCGACGCCCCAGAAGCCCAGCCCGGCATAGATCATCGGGACGCGCGCATCATGCAGGCCGCGCAGCATGCCGCCGGCGATCGCCTGCGCGCCGTCGAAAACCTGGAACAGGGCCGCGATGCCGAGGAACGACACTGCGAGCGCAATGACCTCGGCATTGGACGGATCGGTGCGGTCGAGGAAAATGCCGATCAGCGTTTCCGGCACCAGGAACATCATCACGGCCGTGCAGGCCATGAAGCCGACGCCCAGCACGAAGGGCGTCCAGCCGGCGCGGCGGATGGCGGCCGTATCGCCGGAGCCATAGGCGATGCCGACGCGCACGGTGGCGGCCTGCGAGAAGCCGAGCGGCACCATGAAGCAGAGCGACGCGATCTGGATGGCGATGGCGTGGGCGGCCACCGACGAGGCGCCGATCAGGCCCATCAGGAAGACCGCGGCGTTGAAGATGGTGACTTCCAGGCCCACCGCGATCGCCATGGGCAGGCCGAGCCGCCAGAGCGCGAGGAAGCGCGGCCAGTCGGCGCGCCAGAAGCGGCCAAAGACGCGATAGCGCCGGAACTGGCGATCCCGGACGCAGACCAGCGCCATGCCGAGGAACATCAGCGTCGCCGACAGAGTGCTGCCGATGCCCGCGCCGAACATGCCGAGCGCCGGCAGGCCAAAATGGCCGAACACCAGCGCCCAGACGATGAGCGCATTGAAGACGACGCCGGCCATGCCGACCACGAGCGACCAGAACGGCCGCTCCAGCGCGGCGATGAAGGAGCGCAGCACCAGATACCAGAGGAACGGCAGGATCGCCCATTGCATGCCGCGCATGTAGAGCGCGGCGAGATGGGCGAGAGCTGGATCCTGCCCGAGCCACAGCAGCAGCCGCTCGGTGTTCCAGAGCACGATCCAGAATGGCACCGTGATGGCAACCGAGGCCCAAAGACCCTGGCGGACGGTCCGGCGCACTTCGCGCACTGCGTGGCGATTGCGGCCGCGTTCCCGCGCCACCATCGGCGATACCGCTGAGACCAGGCCGATGCCGAAGATCAGCAATGCGAAATAGAGATTCGTCGCCAGCGCGCTGGCCGCGAGATGGTTCGCGCCCACCCAGCCGAGAATCACCACATCCGTCGCGGTGATGACCGTCTGCGCCAGATTGGTGAGGATCAGCGGCAGCGACAGCAGGATGGTCGCCCGGATTTCGGTCAGCCAGGGATAGCCCCTGTCGGCCCCCACGGGGGTCCATGCGCGCGCAGTCATGATTCAAACGGCTCTCTTGGTGGAGGGTGCGGGGAAACCCGCGACGCCAGCGCGCCACCTAGTCACACCCGAGGCAAAATGACCAACCAAAGATCGTGATATCTGCCATCAGCGCGGTCGGGGACGGCGTTTGCCTCACCGCTTTGTGGCAAAAGCGCGGCCCGCATGATGACCATCCGGCCCATCCGTGCTATTGGCGTCTTGCCCCCGGGGCAGCTTTGGCAGGCAGGCGCAGCGCATGCGATTAAGGGCCACATCCATGAGTGTCGAGAGAGTGTTTTCCCGAATTCTGATGGCCGCCATGATCTTCGCCGCCGGCGCGGAAATGGCCGAGGCAGCATCCAGCGTCTGTGTCCGCCTGGAAGGCCGGCTTGCCTCCCTGCAGCGGAGCCAGAACTCCGGCGCCGGCAAGGTCGCGAACCAGGACAACGCGATCAACCAGCAGCGCGCCGCGCTCAATGCCGCCAATGCCGATGCGCGCCGCGCCGGCTGCAAGGGCGGCTTCCTGATGTTCAAGTCGAATGCCGCCGCGCCAGAATGCGCGGGCATCCTGAAACGCATCAATGGCATGCAGGCGAATCTCAATCGCCTGGAGCAGCGCCGCAGCGCCTCCA is a genomic window of Kaistia defluvii containing:
- a CDS encoding glutathione S-transferase N-terminal domain-containing protein gives rise to the protein MTHTQTQPIELHYWPTPNGKKITIMLEELGVPYSLHYVNIGKGDQFKPEFLAISPNNKMPAIVDPEGPDGKPISVFESGAILLYLARKFGKFYPTTDERARVEVEEWLMWQMGGFGPMLGQRNHFSVYAPERIPYATKRYQDETHRLYGVLNRRLADRDFVAGDYSIADMAIFGWAAGWETQQFDTTEFPHVKAWIDRMNARPGVTRGMAVQAPVAPVSLKDDAEAQKILFNQRAR
- the gatB gene encoding Asp-tRNA(Asn)/Glu-tRNA(Gln) amidotransferase subunit GatB; this translates as MNAIVRQPDPKKLIKGATGDWEIVIGLEVHAQVLSKSKLFSGASTEFGGAPNSHVSLVDAAMPGMLPVINEECVAQAVRTGLGLKAQINNYSVFDRKNYFYPDLPQGYQISQFKQPIVGEGEIVIDLDGGESVTVGIERLHLEQDAGKSLHDQHPTMSFVDLNRSGVALMEIVSKPDLRSADEAKAYLTKLRTIVRYLGTCDGNMDEGSMRADVNVSVRRPGEALGTRCEIKNVNSIRFVGQAVDYEARRQIGILEDGGTINQETRLFDANKGETRSMRSKEEAHDYRYFPDPDLLPLELEPAWVDGLLAALPELPDAKKARFIGDFGLSPYDASVLVLERDTADYFEAVAKGRDAKTAANWVTQELAARLNKDGKDIASSPVSAEQLGAIIDLIGDGTISGKIAKDLFEIVWNEGGDPKALVEARGLKQVTDTGAIEKVVDDIIAANPEKVEQAKAKPTLAGWFVGQIMKASGGKANPQVVNDILKKKLGLE
- a CDS encoding CreA family protein is translated as MRLGPALTAALTTVTLLACAAPALAADPDLIFKESTTFKWVTPNDKIATYAIDDPEVEGVACYFAAAERGGVAGMFGVAEETSDVSLACRQVGPIQFKNKIGQGSEMFNQRRSIWFKKMRISRGCDAKRNVLVYLVYSDKLVDGSPKNSISSVPIMPWGDAPAAKCGDFIQ
- a CDS encoding MATE family efflux transporter; translation: MTARAWTPVGADRGYPWLTEIRATILLSLPLILTNLAQTVITATDVVILGWVGANHLAASALATNLYFALLIFGIGLVSAVSPMVARERGRNRHAVREVRRTVRQGLWASVAITVPFWIVLWNTERLLLWLGQDPALAHLAALYMRGMQWAILPFLWYLVLRSFIAALERPFWSLVVGMAGVVFNALIVWALVFGHFGLPALGMFGAGIGSTLSATLMFLGMALVCVRDRQFRRYRVFGRFWRADWPRFLALWRLGLPMAIAVGLEVTIFNAAVFLMGLIGASSVAAHAIAIQIASLCFMVPLGFSQAATVRVGIAYGSGDTAAIRRAGWTPFVLGVGFMACTAVMMFLVPETLIGIFLDRTDPSNAEVIALAVSFLGIAALFQVFDGAQAIAGGMLRGLHDARVPMIYAGLGFWGVGLSLSVLLGFWVRLEGIGIWIGLATGLAVVSALLIVRWLRREQLGLMRGGTEPIVAPISVH